The stretch of DNA CAAGACCCCGCCGACGCCGCGTCGCAGCTCGGCGCCGACACGGTAAGCGTCTACGCCGTCGACGCGGTGCGCGAAGCGTCCGTCAGCGGCAGCCGTGCCACGGAGGTCCAATTAGGCCGCGGTGAAGCCGACATGCCCGCCGTGCTCGGCGTCCTCGAAGAGCACGCCTTCCGCGGCCCGATAACGGTCACCAGAACCGACACGTCCGACCCGACCGGCGAAATCAGCGACGCCGTGCAGTTCCTCCGCGCCTTGTAGGGTCCGCTGTGCGGACCGCACGATCAATTCACCGCAACGAGCGAACGAACGTCGGTTGTAACAGAGAGCCGGAACGCGTTAGCGCCCGTAGTTGGTCTTGGCACCCGCTACAACTCCGGGCGCTAACGCGTTCCGGCTCCCTTTCAAGTCGCATCTGAAGCGTGTGCCTGCTTCACTCTCGGCGCTGGCGCTAAGGGCTCCCGAAGAATCGGTGTGCTGGCGATTCTGCAAACCGCCAACTGCGGTCCGCACAGGGGACCCTACAATCTCTTAGTGCTTGTAGACCTTGTGCGAGGGCCGGCCCGCCAGGATCTCCGCCTTGCCCCAGTTGGTGACCGCGCGGAAGGCGTCGCTCGTGATGAACGCCTTGAACGCTTCTTCGTCGTTCCACTGGCTGGTGATCAGATACGACGCGTCGTTCGCCACGTCACGCCACAGCGACGAGCTGTCGTGCCCCTCGGCCGCGTTGAGGGCGCCGAGCACTGCGGCGAACTTCTCCTCGAACTCCCCCTGCTTGCCGGGCAAGACGACGTAATTCATTCCGACAGTGACCATCGCGGCGCGTCCTTTGAGAAAGCAGTCCTGGTTAAAGCGAGTTGCAGCCTGCAGAGCGTAGCACAGAACGGCGCCGAAGGTTTAGTTGTCGTCCGAGGGCGCGACGGCCAGGGCCTTCAGCGCGTCGAGCGCCCCCAGCAGGTCGTCACGGCTGATCGCGTCCCAGCCGGTCATCTTGTGGCTGAGGATCACCAGCTTGAACTGCTCGAACGCGTCCGCCACGTCATCCGGCAGCTTCGCCATGTCGGCAAACGGCCGCACCCGCGGCGCCTTCTCGGCTACATCGCCGTCGCCGTCGGCTTCGAACGGGGCGTCCGACTCGTCCGCTTCGACCGTCGCGGCGCTCTCGCGCGACGCGGCGGCGACGGTTTCATCGTCGGTGGCGCCGCCGCTCCGGGCCTCTTCGCTCGACGCCTCTTCGCCGCCGCTCAGCGCGTTGTAGGAGTCTTCGTCGATCTGGGCCTCGATCACCTGGCCGTCGGTCGGGCCCTCGGGGCCGCCGCCATTCGCCTCCCACCGCGCGCCGCGCATCTGCGAGACGCTCCAGCGATTGTTGATCGCCCCTTCGAGCCACATCTCCGCGTCGTCCCAATCGAGCGCCGCTTGGAAGTGGCTCCAGAACAGCCCGCTATACTGCGAGCGCACCGCGCCGAACCGCTCGTGCGCGCGACGCAGCCGGCCGACGTGCTGGCTCGTGACATTGCCCACCAGCCGCGTCCATGCCTCGTCCGAGTACTCGGTGACGTGCGCGCCGCTCTTGCGGACCGCTTCACGCCAGTCGGCGATGATGCGTCCCTTCTCCCAGTTGGTCGTGCTGACGAGCTGGTTCCACTGTCCGACGAACGGCGAGGAGGACTCGACCGTCTGGGCCGACAGGTCGGTCTCGACCCGCGGCTCCTCGCCAACGACATGACCTGTTGAAGGGATTGGGCCGGCGGATGGTTGCGAGAACGATTCGTCCGTGATTGGGTCGCTAGGCAGCATGGAGAAACGGGCCTCTTGTCTCGGTAAGCGGCAGGACAGCTAGCTCGATGGCGGGGCGTGCTCGGCCGCCAGCGGCCATCGGGGGGCGGATTCTAGCAGCCCCCCGCCGCGCCGCCACGCGCCGAATGGGCCAGCCACGCTTGAGTTATCGACACCCGCGCCGCACGACCCTCGCCACCCGCGCCAATTCGCAGAGAACCCCTGACGGCGCAGGAAAAAGCCCTACCCGCGGCACGGGCAGGGCGTGGAAAACTTTCCCGGCGACGCCGTGGATAACACGTCGAGACGCCGTCGACAGCGTGTCGGTCCCTCGTAGGGTGGGTCGTGACCCACCATGAACCCAGGGCTCACGTCGCTGCGGTGGATCACGACCCACCCTACAACGGATTCGACTAACCGTGCGGACTACGCCACCGGCGCTTTCACCTCGGAAGTGAACTCACACTCCTTATGCGCGCCGTCGCAGAACGGCGCGTTCTTCGACGCCCCGCAGCGGCACAGCGCGATCGCCGGCTTCGAGG from Botrimarina mediterranea encodes:
- a CDS encoding antibiotic biosynthesis monooxygenase family protein, which translates into the protein MVTVGMNYVVLPGKQGEFEEKFAAVLGALNAAEGHDSSSLWRDVANDASYLITSQWNDEEAFKAFITSDAFRAVTNWGKAEILAGRPSHKVYKH
- a CDS encoding CDGSH iron-sulfur domain-containing protein; translation: MADVKITVRKNGSLKIEGPIELYDADGNAFPLDPSKPAIALCRCGASKNAPFCDGAHKECEFTSEVKAPVA